A genomic region of Rhodococcus pyridinivorans contains the following coding sequences:
- a CDS encoding response regulator transcription factor — protein MRIVIAEDSTLLREGLSRLLADEGHEVVAGVGNAVELRHVVEREVPDLVLLDVRMPPTYSTEGIDAARCIKEEHPQVAVLVLSQYVEHRNATGLLTNGWGGVGYLLKDRVSDVGAFLTDLERVAAGGTAFDPEVVRQLFASTRRTDPVATLTEREREVLEALAQGLTNTGIADRLTMSVSAVEKHVNSIFVKLDLPREADRSRRVRAVLLYLESTGTPSSRDDR, from the coding sequence GTGCGCATCGTGATAGCCGAGGATTCGACCCTTCTTCGCGAGGGCCTGTCCCGGTTGCTCGCGGACGAAGGCCACGAGGTGGTTGCCGGTGTGGGCAACGCCGTCGAGCTGCGTCACGTCGTCGAGCGCGAGGTGCCCGACCTCGTGTTGCTCGACGTGCGTATGCCACCGACCTACTCGACGGAGGGCATCGACGCGGCGCGGTGCATCAAGGAGGAGCACCCGCAGGTCGCTGTGCTCGTGCTGTCGCAGTACGTCGAGCACCGGAACGCGACCGGCCTGCTCACGAACGGCTGGGGTGGCGTGGGCTATCTGCTCAAGGATCGCGTGTCGGACGTGGGGGCGTTCCTCACCGACCTGGAACGTGTGGCCGCGGGCGGGACGGCCTTCGATCCCGAGGTGGTGCGGCAACTGTTCGCGAGCACCCGCCGCACCGACCCTGTCGCCACCCTCACCGAACGCGAACGCGAGGTGCTCGAGGCCCTCGCCCAGGGGCTGACGAACACCGGCATCGCCGATCGTCTGACCATGTCGGTCAGCGCCGTCGAGAAGCACGTCAATTCGATCTTCGTGAAGCTCGACCTGCCGCGCGAGGCCGACCGTAGTCGGCGGGTACGGGCGGTTCTCCTCTATCTCGAGAGCACAGGCACCCCGAGCTCACGGGACGACCGCTGA
- a CDS encoding sensor histidine kinase, with protein sequence MIDHLRRSLGTSVRAVVGLLLGIVTAVTGVAASARRTTDGPGRAAERDRIRLVRWFDAEAVRDLPDREPTGYFLVRLAYGPLVGLVVLLVLISATGYGGWAFVLLAGGRISVADGLVSLLVAAVMIYLSVRMAMIVGQWDVRTALRLLGDDATQHRLRDLQRTRADLVTAIDDERRRIERALHDDVQQRAVALALDVGRARRTAERGGGNLVADLDNAVAQAQALLTELRDVAWRIYPAALDKHGIAAALEGLSAHTFLPVDLDLSIDPEPPHDVAAAAYYVAAEGVTNSTKHSGADNVSVTVAADGHVVTVTVVDDGCGGAEMTGSGLTGLARRVAALDGQFSVHSPRGGPTVVEARIPCAS encoded by the coding sequence GTGATCGATCACCTTCGGCGCTCACTCGGGACCTCGGTCCGCGCCGTCGTCGGGCTTCTGCTCGGGATCGTCACCGCGGTGACGGGTGTGGCGGCATCGGCTCGCCGTACCACCGACGGACCGGGTCGCGCGGCCGAACGCGACCGTATTCGTCTCGTGCGATGGTTCGACGCCGAGGCGGTCCGGGATCTTCCGGATCGCGAGCCGACCGGATATTTCCTCGTCCGCCTGGCCTACGGTCCGCTCGTCGGCCTCGTCGTCCTGCTCGTCCTGATCTCCGCGACCGGCTACGGGGGCTGGGCGTTCGTCCTGCTGGCAGGCGGTCGCATCTCCGTCGCCGACGGTCTCGTCTCGCTCCTCGTCGCCGCCGTGATGATCTATCTCTCCGTCCGGATGGCGATGATCGTGGGCCAGTGGGACGTCCGCACAGCCCTGCGGTTGCTCGGCGACGATGCCACGCAGCATCGCCTCCGCGACCTGCAGCGCACCCGCGCCGACCTCGTCACCGCCATCGACGACGAACGCCGGCGGATCGAACGCGCCCTGCACGACGACGTCCAGCAGCGGGCCGTCGCGCTCGCACTCGACGTCGGTCGCGCGCGTCGCACCGCCGAACGCGGCGGCGGGAACCTCGTCGCCGACCTCGACAACGCCGTCGCCCAGGCGCAGGCGTTGCTCACCGAACTGCGCGACGTGGCGTGGCGGATATACCCGGCCGCGCTCGACAAGCACGGAATCGCCGCGGCGCTGGAAGGGTTGTCCGCGCACACCTTCCTCCCCGTCGACCTGGATCTGTCGATCGACCCGGAACCACCACACGATGTCGCGGCAGCCGCGTACTACGTTGCCGCGGAAGGGGTCACGAACTCGACGAAGCACTCCGGCGCCGACAACGTGTCGGTGACCGTCGCGGCGGACGGTCACGTCGTCACGGTCACGGTCGTCGACGACGGATGTGGCGGGGCCGAGATGACGGGCTCCGGGCTGACAGGTCTCGCGCGCCGTGTCGCCGCGCTGGACGGGCAGTTCTCCGTACACAGCCCCCGCGGAGGGCCGACCGTCGTGGAAGCGAGGATCCCGTGCGCATCGTGA
- a CDS encoding DedA family protein gives MNLAHTLTQSPTDELHGLAGLSLQLMEMLGAPGAGVAVAAENLFPPIPSEVILPLAGFAASRGEISLVSAVAWTTLGSLVGALLLYLAGRAFGRQRMYAVVERLPLVNTSDLRRGEEWFARHGEKSVLLGRMVPLVRSVISVPAGVEAMPVGRFVVLTALGSALWNSIFVLAGYLLGENWGVVEPYADVLQKLVIVAVVAAVAVFVVRRVRSIRAR, from the coding sequence ATGAACCTCGCACACACCCTCACGCAGTCCCCCACGGACGAACTCCACGGCCTCGCGGGTCTGTCGCTACAGCTGATGGAGATGCTCGGAGCACCCGGTGCCGGTGTCGCGGTCGCCGCGGAGAACCTCTTCCCGCCGATCCCGAGCGAGGTGATCCTTCCCCTCGCCGGCTTCGCGGCCTCCCGCGGGGAGATCTCCCTCGTCTCGGCCGTCGCGTGGACCACCCTCGGCTCCCTCGTCGGCGCACTGCTGCTCTACCTCGCCGGACGCGCCTTCGGCCGTCAGCGGATGTATGCCGTTGTCGAGCGACTCCCCCTGGTGAACACCTCCGATCTGCGGCGCGGCGAAGAGTGGTTCGCCCGGCACGGCGAGAAGTCGGTGCTCCTCGGCCGGATGGTGCCGCTCGTGCGGAGCGTGATCTCGGTTCCCGCCGGGGTGGAGGCCATGCCCGTCGGTCGGTTCGTCGTCCTGACCGCCCTCGGTAGCGCCCTGTGGAACTCGATCTTCGTACTCGCCGGATACCTCCTCGGTGAGAACTGGGGAGTCGTCGAACCGTATGCCGATGTGCTGCAGAAACTCGTGATCGTCGCGGTGGTCGCAGCAGTGGCGGTGTTCGTCGTCCGCCGTGTCCGATCGATTCGCGCCCGTTAG
- a CDS encoding MarR family winged helix-turn-helix transcriptional regulator, with protein sequence MSGPRDLDYWSFVELAQERLNSKFGQHHRSATEVLLTLNRASDIVTYDLEAAVHRPRGRSWSAYRLMFVIWLAGPIEPNVAARLTGMSRAAVSNLAKPLVEAGILEKTPVSHDARSVQLSLTEAGEKEIRDSFRAQNEREEAWVEVLTPTEQQILVMLLNKLITNRSQFDVRGRN encoded by the coding sequence ATGTCCGGACCCCGCGACCTCGACTACTGGTCCTTCGTCGAACTCGCGCAGGAGCGTCTGAACAGCAAGTTCGGCCAACATCACCGCAGCGCGACCGAAGTTCTGCTCACGCTCAACCGGGCCTCGGACATCGTCACCTACGACCTCGAGGCCGCCGTTCACCGTCCGCGCGGCCGGTCGTGGTCGGCCTATCGGCTCATGTTCGTCATCTGGCTTGCCGGCCCGATCGAGCCGAACGTCGCCGCGCGACTCACCGGGATGAGCCGCGCCGCGGTGTCGAACCTCGCGAAACCGCTGGTCGAAGCGGGAATCTTGGAGAAGACACCGGTCAGCCACGACGCGCGTTCGGTGCAGTTGTCGCTCACCGAGGCGGGGGAGAAGGAGATCCGCGACAGCTTCCGCGCCCAGAACGAGCGCGAGGAGGCCTGGGTGGAGGTGCTCACCCCCACCGAGCAGCAGATTCTCGTGATGCTCCTGAACAAGCTGATCACCAACCGCAGCCAGTTCGACGTGCGCGGACGCAACTGA
- a CDS encoding homogentisate 1,2-dioxygenase, whose protein sequence is MAFYRQLGVIPPKRHTQHRDENGDLYYEELMGEEGFSSDSALLYHRYIPSAIVDATEWKLPDQTTTPNHPLKPRHLKLHDLFPETIWAETDVVTGRRLVLGNADVRISYVVSSKPSPLYRNVVGDEMVYVESGEATVETVFGPLEAKAGDYVLLPMATTHRWVPQGDAPLRAYTIEANSHIVPPKRYLSKFGQFLEHAPFCERDLHGPTELMQVEEENVEVLVKHRTSHGVVGTRYLMPHHPFDVVGWDGCLYPYTFSIHDYEPITGRVHQPPPAHQAFEGNNFVICNFVPRKVDYHPLAVPVPYYHSNVDSDEVMFYCGGDYEARKGSGIGQGSISVHPGGHAHGPQPGAYERSIGVEFFDELAVMVDTFRPLELGEGALACEDAAYAGSWNRNAGATK, encoded by the coding sequence ATGGCGTTCTACCGACAGCTCGGCGTCATCCCGCCGAAGCGTCACACCCAGCACCGTGACGAGAACGGCGACCTGTACTACGAAGAGCTCATGGGCGAGGAGGGCTTCTCGTCCGACTCGGCGCTGCTCTACCACCGGTACATCCCCTCGGCGATCGTCGACGCCACCGAGTGGAAGCTGCCCGATCAGACCACCACGCCGAATCACCCGCTCAAGCCGCGGCACCTGAAGCTGCACGATCTGTTCCCCGAGACGATCTGGGCCGAGACGGATGTCGTGACCGGTCGTCGTCTGGTCCTGGGCAACGCCGACGTGCGCATCTCGTACGTCGTGTCGTCCAAGCCTTCGCCGCTGTACCGCAACGTCGTCGGCGACGAGATGGTCTACGTCGAGTCCGGTGAGGCCACCGTCGAGACGGTCTTCGGCCCGCTCGAGGCGAAGGCCGGCGACTACGTGCTGCTGCCGATGGCCACCACCCACCGCTGGGTGCCCCAGGGCGACGCACCGCTGCGCGCCTACACCATCGAGGCCAACAGTCACATCGTCCCGCCGAAGCGTTACCTGTCGAAGTTCGGGCAGTTCCTCGAGCACGCGCCGTTCTGCGAGCGCGACCTGCACGGCCCGACCGAACTGATGCAGGTCGAGGAGGAGAACGTCGAGGTGCTCGTCAAGCACCGCACCTCGCACGGCGTCGTCGGCACCCGCTACCTGATGCCGCACCACCCCTTCGACGTGGTCGGCTGGGACGGCTGCCTGTACCCCTACACCTTCTCGATCCACGACTACGAGCCGATCACCGGCCGTGTCCACCAGCCGCCGCCGGCGCACCAGGCGTTCGAGGGCAACAACTTCGTCATCTGCAACTTCGTGCCCCGCAAGGTGGACTACCACCCGCTGGCCGTGCCGGTGCCGTACTACCACTCGAATGTCGACTCCGACGAGGTCATGTTTTACTGCGGCGGCGACTACGAGGCCCGCAAGGGATCGGGTATCGGCCAGGGTTCGATCTCGGTGCACCCCGGTGGTCACGCGCACGGCCCGCAGCCGGGCGCCTACGAGCGCAGCATCGGTGTGGAGTTCTTCGACGAACTCGCCGTCATGGTCGATACCTTCCGCCCCCTCGAACTCGGTGAGGGTGCGCTCGCGTGCGAGGACGCCGCCTACGCCGGCAGCTGGAACCGCAATGCAGGAGCGACGAAATGA
- the fahA gene encoding fumarylacetoacetase, with protein MTTIAIPEGSLFGLDNLPYGIFSTADSEPRVGVRVGDSVLDLSRVFEDDIVFAEPSLNAFMARGRARWDEVRAAIKELVAGDVADEAVFAVTDVTMHLPIEVADYVDFYASENHASNLGRLFRPQNPDPLMPNWKHLPVGYHGRSSTVVTSGVDIVRPCGQRKGPNDPGPVFGPSIRLDIEAEMGFIVGVGSPMGSRITPDEFADHCFGAVILNDWSARDIQAWEYVPLGPNLGKSFATSISPWVVPLAALEAARIDTPVQDPEPLPYLKGTEKWGLDIDLEVEWNGHVVSRPPYAQMYWSPAQMLAHTSVNGAATRTGDLFGSGTISGPEKDQRGAFIELTWGGAEPVQVGDETRTFIEDGDEIAISATAPGPNGTRIGFGEVRTRILPAIGE; from the coding sequence ATGACCACCATCGCCATTCCGGAGGGCTCGCTCTTCGGCCTCGACAACCTGCCGTACGGCATCTTCTCCACGGCCGACAGCGAACCCCGCGTCGGTGTCCGCGTCGGAGATTCGGTCCTCGACCTGAGCCGTGTCTTCGAGGACGACATCGTCTTCGCCGAGCCGTCGCTCAACGCGTTCATGGCCCGGGGCCGCGCCCGGTGGGACGAAGTCCGCGCTGCGATCAAGGAACTCGTCGCCGGTGACGTCGCCGACGAGGCCGTCTTCGCCGTCACCGACGTGACGATGCACCTGCCGATCGAGGTGGCCGACTACGTCGACTTCTATGCGTCGGAGAACCACGCGTCGAACCTCGGCCGGTTGTTCCGCCCGCAGAACCCCGACCCGCTGATGCCGAACTGGAAGCACCTGCCCGTCGGCTACCACGGCCGGTCGAGCACCGTCGTGACCTCGGGCGTCGACATCGTGCGGCCGTGTGGGCAGCGCAAGGGCCCCAACGATCCTGGGCCGGTCTTCGGTCCGTCGATCCGCCTCGACATCGAGGCCGAGATGGGCTTCATTGTCGGTGTCGGCTCCCCGATGGGTTCGCGGATCACCCCCGACGAGTTCGCCGACCACTGCTTCGGCGCGGTCATCCTCAACGACTGGTCGGCCCGCGACATCCAGGCGTGGGAGTACGTGCCGCTGGGCCCGAACCTCGGCAAGTCCTTCGCGACGTCGATCTCGCCGTGGGTCGTTCCGCTCGCCGCGCTCGAGGCGGCCCGCATCGACACCCCGGTGCAGGACCCGGAACCGCTGCCGTACCTGAAGGGCACCGAGAAGTGGGGCCTGGACATCGATCTCGAGGTCGAGTGGAACGGGCACGTCGTGTCGCGCCCGCCGTACGCGCAGATGTACTGGTCGCCGGCGCAGATGCTCGCCCACACCTCGGTCAACGGTGCCGCGACTCGCACCGGTGATCTGTTCGGCTCCGGCACCATTTCGGGCCCGGAGAAGGACCAGCGCGGTGCCTTCATCGAACTCACCTGGGGCGGAGCAGAACCCGTGCAGGTCGGCGACGAGACCCGCACTTTCATCGAGGACGGCGACGAGATCGCCATCTCTGCCACCGCGCCCGGCCCGAACGGGACCCGCATCGGCTTCGGTGAGGTCCGCACCCGCATTCTTCCCGCGATCGGGGAATAG
- a CDS encoding helix-turn-helix domain-containing protein produces the protein MPPETEHAVRCHLDELLADRGMTLTELADKVGVSVVNLSVLKNGRARAIRFSTLTALCRVLDCAVGEILSVD, from the coding sequence ATGCCTCCGGAAACCGAGCATGCCGTCCGGTGTCATCTCGACGAGCTGCTGGCCGATCGGGGCATGACCCTCACCGAATTGGCCGACAAGGTCGGCGTCAGCGTGGTGAACCTGTCGGTACTCAAGAACGGACGCGCCCGCGCGATCCGCTTCTCGACCCTCACCGCCCTGTGCCGCGTACTGGATTGCGCTGTGGGCGAAATTCTTTCGGTCGACTGA
- a CDS encoding IclR family transcriptional regulator, with amino-acid sequence MNSVLTALRVFEEVATTQPVGLSDLSKRLDVPKSTVQRCLKTLAEAGWLRPSTTNAGQWVITGRAFSLGSAMSSGDDLREVALPELNRLQTETGETVHLAVPDGNELVLIERLDSAHQLRAFLALGTRLPLHAASTGKAYLASLPDERIEDFLATELPSLTERTVTEPAALREEIAEIRARGYAVTEQGLHDGIAAVAVALRGRGGTVRGCFSISGPASRLTPDLFADYGAKALAARDAIERRLP; translated from the coding sequence ATGAACAGCGTTCTCACCGCACTCCGCGTGTTCGAGGAGGTCGCGACCACGCAACCGGTCGGGCTGTCGGACCTGAGCAAGCGACTCGACGTCCCCAAGAGCACCGTTCAGCGATGCCTCAAGACCCTCGCCGAAGCCGGCTGGCTGCGCCCCTCGACGACGAACGCCGGGCAGTGGGTCATCACCGGCCGCGCATTCAGCCTGGGCAGCGCGATGTCGTCCGGCGACGACCTGCGCGAGGTCGCACTCCCGGAGCTGAACCGGCTGCAGACCGAGACGGGCGAGACCGTCCATCTCGCCGTGCCGGACGGGAACGAGCTGGTCCTGATCGAGCGACTCGACAGCGCCCATCAGCTGCGCGCCTTCCTCGCCCTCGGCACGCGCCTTCCCCTCCACGCCGCGTCGACCGGCAAGGCCTATCTCGCGTCGCTGCCCGACGAACGGATCGAAGACTTCCTCGCGACCGAACTCCCATCACTGACCGAGCGCACCGTCACCGAACCGGCAGCGCTGCGCGAGGAGATCGCCGAGATCCGCGCCCGCGGGTATGCCGTGACCGAACAAGGGCTGCACGACGGCATCGCCGCCGTCGCCGTCGCGCTGCGTGGGCGCGGTGGCACCGTGCGCGGTTGCTTCAGCATCTCCGGTCCGGCTTCGCGGCTGACACCCGACCTCTTCGCCGACTACGGCGCGAAGGCGCTGGCAGCGCGGGACGCGATCGAGCGTCGCCTACCCTGA
- a CDS encoding acyl-CoA synthetase, which produces MTTTTPVPLLTSLTESGAGSDDRSAVRVGDVSLTRSELIAAAAAVADEVAGSSRVAVDATASIETVIATTGCLMAGVAAVPVPPDSGPAERAHILKDSGAQVWLGTAPEDVTLPAIPVDANARSSSSHAEADPGSAAMIMYTSGTTGAPKGVVLSRSAVAAGLDGLAEAWNWTSDDTLVHGLPLFHVHGLILGVVGALRQGSSLVHTVRPKPEAYAAAGGSLYFGVPTVWSRVAADESSARALSSARLLVSGSAPLPVPVFERMLALTGSAPIERYGMSETIITISTRHDGERRPGWVGLPIDGVSTRLRDQAGNLVPHDGETLGQLEVSGATLFDGYLNNPEKTAESVTEDGWFKTGDIAVIDDQGFHRIVGRESVDMIKSGGYRIGAGEVEHALLNHAGVQEAAVVGVPDDDLGQRIVAYVVGDLRDPGELSDFVAQTLSIHKRPREIRTADALPRNAMGKVQKKLLVEDYLAGK; this is translated from the coding sequence ATGACCACCACCACGCCCGTGCCGTTGCTGACCTCGCTCACCGAGTCCGGAGCAGGCAGTGACGACCGCAGCGCTGTCCGCGTCGGAGACGTCTCGCTCACCCGATCCGAACTGATCGCGGCTGCCGCCGCGGTGGCCGACGAGGTCGCAGGCTCCTCGCGGGTCGCTGTCGACGCCACCGCGAGCATCGAGACGGTGATCGCCACGACCGGATGCCTCATGGCCGGTGTGGCCGCCGTGCCGGTGCCGCCGGATTCCGGTCCGGCCGAACGCGCGCACATCCTGAAGGACTCGGGTGCGCAGGTGTGGCTCGGCACTGCCCCCGAGGACGTCACCCTGCCCGCGATCCCGGTCGACGCGAACGCGCGCTCGTCGTCCTCGCACGCCGAGGCGGACCCGGGCAGCGCCGCAATGATCATGTACACCTCCGGAACCACCGGTGCCCCCAAGGGAGTCGTGCTCTCGCGGTCCGCCGTGGCGGCCGGCCTCGACGGCCTCGCCGAGGCGTGGAACTGGACGTCCGACGACACTCTCGTCCACGGACTTCCGCTGTTCCACGTCCACGGACTCATCCTCGGCGTCGTCGGTGCGCTCCGGCAGGGCTCGTCGCTCGTGCACACGGTGCGACCGAAGCCCGAAGCCTATGCAGCGGCGGGTGGTTCGCTCTACTTCGGTGTTCCCACCGTGTGGTCGCGGGTCGCCGCCGACGAATCGTCCGCTCGCGCACTGTCGTCCGCGCGACTTCTGGTGTCGGGCAGTGCGCCCCTGCCCGTTCCGGTCTTCGAGCGCATGCTCGCCCTCACCGGTTCCGCGCCGATCGAGCGGTACGGGATGAGCGAAACGATCATCACGATCAGCACCCGCCACGACGGTGAGCGCCGGCCCGGCTGGGTGGGTCTGCCGATCGACGGCGTCTCCACCCGCCTGCGCGACCAGGCCGGCAACCTCGTGCCGCACGACGGCGAAACCCTCGGCCAGTTGGAGGTGTCCGGCGCGACCCTGTTCGACGGCTACCTGAACAACCCCGAGAAGACCGCCGAGTCGGTGACCGAAGACGGCTGGTTCAAGACCGGCGACATCGCCGTGATCGACGACCAGGGTTTCCACCGCATCGTCGGCCGCGAATCGGTCGACATGATCAAGTCCGGCGGCTACCGGATCGGCGCCGGCGAGGTGGAGCATGCGCTGCTGAACCATGCCGGCGTGCAGGAGGCGGCGGTGGTGGGTGTGCCGGACGACGATCTCGGACAGCGGATCGTCGCCTACGTCGTCGGGGATCTCCGTGATCCGGGCGAACTCTCGGACTTCGTCGCGCAGACCCTGTCGATCCACAAGCGCCCCCGCGAGATCCGTACCGCCGACGCTCTTCCGCGCAACGCCATGGGCAAGGTGCAGAAGAAGCTTCTCGTCGAGGACTACCTCGCCGGGAAGTGA
- a CDS encoding MOSC domain-containing protein, with amino-acid sequence MRIDQVWRYPVKSFGGERIDAAAIEADGVRGDHLWALVDAETGNIASAKRFRRYGLLLTCSARLLNDDDPRDPAALELTLADGTVVRGDDPEVDDLLSKLLGHDVRLEPRDRTYDEAPVHLVSRSAVEALGTGDPTDIALRRFRPQLVVDTPDTTGFVEDEWIGRRVSVGSAVLEPHKRTARCVMVTLPHQEVPARRDMLREVMTAHQVPNVPEGKPMPCIGVYATVPTPGDITVGDEVRIG; translated from the coding sequence GTGCGTATCGATCAGGTGTGGCGTTATCCGGTGAAATCGTTCGGAGGAGAACGGATCGACGCCGCAGCGATCGAAGCGGACGGTGTGCGCGGCGACCACCTGTGGGCGCTGGTCGACGCCGAAACCGGAAACATCGCGAGTGCGAAGCGTTTCCGACGCTACGGACTGCTGTTGACCTGCTCCGCACGACTTCTGAACGACGACGACCCCCGCGATCCGGCGGCACTCGAACTCACGCTCGCCGACGGCACGGTGGTGCGCGGCGACGATCCCGAGGTCGACGACCTGCTGTCGAAGCTGCTCGGTCACGACGTGCGGCTCGAACCGCGCGACCGCACCTACGACGAGGCGCCGGTGCATCTCGTCTCCCGCTCCGCGGTCGAAGCGCTCGGCACCGGCGACCCCACCGATATCGCGTTGCGGCGGTTCCGGCCGCAGCTGGTCGTCGACACTCCGGACACGACCGGTTTCGTGGAGGACGAATGGATCGGCCGACGGGTGTCGGTGGGCTCGGCAGTCCTCGAACCGCACAAGCGCACCGCGCGGTGCGTCATGGTGACGCTCCCCCATCAGGAGGTTCCCGCGCGGCGCGACATGCTGCGTGAGGTGATGACCGCGCATCAGGTGCCCAATGTGCCGGAGGGCAAGCCGATGCCGTGCATCGGTGTCTACGCGACCGTCCCGACTCCCGGCGACATCACCGTCGGCGACGAAGTCCGGATCGGGTAG
- a CDS encoding crotonase/enoyl-CoA hydratase family protein encodes MEYTTLRHEVEDGILTVVLNRPDRLNAFTVEMADELEHTFVSVNDDDTVRAVIVTGAGRAFCAGMDLSSEGNVFGLDESKRPTLADMKNLDDPELRRIRDTGGRVTLAIHACRKPVIAAINGAAVGIGATMTLAMDARLMSTRARFGLVFGKLGIVPEACSTWFLPRLVGMPTALNLVYRAEILNAEVAYIDGLAQALHEPEMLLSEARALANAWTRDRSPVSVALMRQMLLRNAAAAHPADAHRVDSLAMFYTSIGDGAEGVQAFRDKRPPEFHDKASAMPPFYEEWIETTTP; translated from the coding sequence ATGGAATACACCACCCTTCGCCACGAAGTCGAGGACGGCATCCTCACCGTGGTCCTCAACCGCCCCGACCGTCTCAATGCGTTCACCGTCGAGATGGCCGACGAACTCGAGCACACCTTCGTGTCGGTGAACGACGACGACACGGTCCGGGCCGTGATCGTCACCGGAGCAGGGCGCGCTTTCTGCGCCGGCATGGACCTGTCGAGTGAAGGGAATGTGTTCGGGCTCGACGAGTCGAAACGCCCCACTCTTGCCGACATGAAGAATCTCGACGACCCCGAATTGCGCCGGATCCGCGACACAGGCGGCCGCGTCACCCTCGCAATCCATGCCTGCCGTAAACCGGTGATCGCCGCAATCAACGGCGCGGCCGTCGGAATCGGTGCAACCATGACGCTGGCGATGGACGCGCGCCTGATGTCGACCCGAGCGCGGTTCGGCCTGGTGTTCGGCAAACTCGGAATAGTGCCCGAAGCGTGCTCGACATGGTTCCTTCCTCGGCTCGTCGGCATGCCCACTGCGCTGAATCTGGTCTATAGGGCAGAGATCCTCAACGCCGAGGTCGCATACATCGACGGGTTGGCGCAGGCGCTCCATGAACCCGAGATGTTGCTCAGCGAAGCGCGCGCGTTGGCGAATGCCTGGACCCGCGACCGCTCACCGGTCTCGGTGGCCCTGATGCGCCAGATGCTGCTGCGAAACGCGGCCGCTGCTCACCCCGCAGATGCCCACCGCGTCGATTCGCTGGCCATGTTCTACACCAGCATCGGCGACGGCGCCGAGGGAGTGCAGGCATTCCGCGACAAACGCCCACCCGAGTTCCACGACAAGGCCTCAGCCATGCCGCCATTCTACGAAGAGTGGATCGAGACAACGACGCCGTGA
- a CDS encoding NAD(P)H-dependent flavin oxidoreductase, protein MLRTRFTDTFGIEHPVVCGGMTGVGTAELISAVANAGGLGFLTALTQPTPEALVAEIARCREMTDKPFGVNLTLLPTVTPVPYDDYRAAIIDSGITIVETAGSNPQEHVAAFKAAGIKVIHKAVAVRHAIKAQSMGVDAVSIDGFECAGHPGNEDIPGLILIPAAARVLDIPIIASGGFATGDGLAAALALGASAINMGTRFVASDEAPVHPNVKAQIVANDERQTILVFREFRNTARVARNSISETIAALSARPDATFSDVAHLASGVRGRTEVLEKGNMEDGMWWAGQSQGLIDAVLPCKTIISDIVSDAEAAIRRIAADLA, encoded by the coding sequence GTGCTGCGCACACGTTTCACCGACACTTTCGGGATCGAGCACCCGGTGGTGTGCGGTGGCATGACCGGGGTCGGCACCGCGGAGCTGATCTCCGCGGTGGCCAATGCCGGGGGTTTGGGTTTTCTCACCGCGCTGACGCAACCCACCCCCGAAGCTCTCGTCGCTGAGATCGCCCGGTGCCGGGAAATGACCGATAAGCCGTTCGGTGTCAATCTCACCCTGCTGCCCACCGTCACTCCCGTGCCGTACGACGACTACCGGGCCGCGATCATCGACAGCGGTATCACCATCGTGGAAACCGCCGGCAGCAACCCCCAAGAACATGTGGCGGCGTTCAAAGCCGCCGGGATCAAGGTCATCCACAAAGCGGTAGCGGTCCGGCACGCGATCAAAGCACAGTCCATGGGTGTCGACGCCGTCAGTATCGACGGGTTCGAGTGCGCCGGCCACCCCGGCAACGAGGACATCCCCGGCCTGATCCTCATCCCCGCCGCAGCGCGCGTGCTCGACATCCCGATCATCGCCAGTGGCGGATTCGCCACCGGCGACGGATTGGCCGCAGCACTGGCCCTCGGCGCATCCGCAATCAACATGGGCACCCGGTTCGTGGCCAGCGACGAAGCTCCCGTGCATCCGAACGTCAAGGCCCAGATCGTTGCCAACGACGAACGCCAGACCATCCTCGTGTTCCGAGAGTTCCGTAATACCGCACGTGTGGCCCGCAACTCCATCTCCGAGACGATCGCAGCCCTCTCCGCCCGCCCTGACGCCACGTTCTCCGACGTCGCACACCTCGCCTCCGGGGTACGCGGCCGAACGGAAGTGCTGGAGAAGGGGAACATGGAAGACGGCATGTGGTGGGCAGGTCAATCCCAAGGTCTCATCGATGCCGTGCTTCCCTGCAAGACGATCATCTCGGACATCGTGAGCGATGCCGAAGCCGCCATCCGCAGGATTGCCGCCGACCTCGCCTGA